One Coffea arabica cultivar ET-39 chromosome 5e, Coffea Arabica ET-39 HiFi, whole genome shotgun sequence DNA segment encodes these proteins:
- the LOC113743853 gene encoding uncharacterized protein isoform X1, whose protein sequence is MSSSGGGGGGGWSGDRDVVRVSIPSNVRKMIQSIKEITGNHSEEDIYAMLKDCSMDPNETAQKLLLQDTFHEVRRKRDRKKENLNKEPADSRWKSGVQGRGNRGRGTHSSRNISHDKAAGARKLASAKDNESNLDLDKGVSMSSLNTPWESEGKEPNSAASSLGATANGPTAIVSRNLTVMHDNEKLEEHLGPSATASENRDQFAEQMPDSSNFSTSMSSSQPSGAYFLSSDPVSLSLQDSRQSSAVVTMKHGVGIQSSAVEQISAVSEIASGLDESGNSNVQGKMPSKAHGNGKNQHLDSSHTAASAVSRPSSNYSNRSQVIGPQKVGPNKEWKPKSTVPSLTQGSGTVASSEAPALSVEASTKMATALNDLDSKEANVRLQRKFEELHVSDGQHVIIPHHLHVPEAEKLGFCFGSFDTSFGISTSSINPPENDHSASSSETSDGNEAAEEQFSSNQNAFVAVEEGNYPENNHSSTDALENLSSGVGGVSSSNALDYDESKQESTPGGNQYTTSHTTPNYSFGFMPPIVRSQLAPFESSESQTRDVSRLPAFVVQPTIDPTSYYAQFYRSGADSDGRISPFHPAGVASKYSGNFAMLSPQTSQSPQEPSNPLVLSTATPTPLITQAAGVMQSSIAATQQPVSVFRPPAGLHLPHYPSNYVPYGHYISPFYVPPAIHQFISNGAFPQQPQGSNLYPAPPAAAAKYPLPQYKPGTNPNNSSHVGIPGSYMPYGSSMANYNPNAASATGNSTTNEDLATSHLKENSLYESSQQSEGSGVWIAPPGRDFSSLQASSFYNFPQGQMAFAPAQPGHGTFAGIYHPAQPVNATTVNPLLQQSQTMASPLDVVGPTASAYQQPQHSQMNWPNNF, encoded by the exons ATGAGCAGCAGCGGAGGAGGTGGCGGTGGGGGGTGGAGTGGGGATAGGGATGttgttagggtttcaattccAAGCAATGTGAGGAAGATGATCCAGAGTATAAAGGAGATCACAGGAAACCATAGTGAAGAAGACATCTATGCAATGCTTAAAGACTGCTCTATGGATCCAAATGAGACCGCCCAAAAGCTCCTCCTCCAAG ATACATTTCATGAAGTAAGAAGGAAGCGTGATCGGAAAAAGGAG AATTTGAATAAGGAGCCTGCTGATTCAAGATGGAAATCAGGGGTACAGGGACGGGGAAATAGGGGCCGAGGGACTCATTCATCTCGTAATATATCTCATG ATAAAGCTGCAGGTGCAAGGAAGTTGGCTTCTGCTAAAGACAATGAGTCCAACCTAGATTTAGATAAGGGTGTTAGCATGTCTTCTTTGAACACTCCCTGGGAAAGTGAAGGGAAAGAGCCAAATTCTGCTGCAAG ttcATTAGGTGCCACAGCAAATGGTCCTACTGCTATAGTTTCTAGGAATCTGACTGTCATGCATGATAATGAAAAGTTGGAGGAACATTTGGGTCCTTCTGCTACTGCCTCTGAGAATAGGGATCAATTTGCAGAGCAGATGCCTGATTCTAGTAACTTTTCAACTTCTATGAGTTCATCACAACCATCAGGAGCTTATTTCTTGTCTTCAGACCCTGTATCATTATCCTTACAAGATTCACGGCAGTCTAGTGCTGTGGTTACAATGAAACATGGAGTTGGAATCCAGTCCAGTGCTGTTGAACAGATCTCTGCTGTCTCTGAAATTGCTTCTG GACTTGATGAGAGTGGGAACTCAAATGTCCAAGGAAAGATGCCAAGCAAGGCACACGGGAATGGAAAGAATCAGCACCTAGATTCCTCACACACTGCAGCTTCTGCTGTCAGTAGGCCATCATCTAACTACAGCAACAGGTCTCAAGTGATTGGCCCTCAGAAAG TGGGTCCTAATAAGGAGTGGAAGCCAAAATCAACAGTCCCTAGTCTTACTCAGGGGTCGGGAACAGTTGCTTCATCTGAGGCTCCTGCTCTTTCTGTTGAAGCCAGTACCAAAATGGCAACAGCACTGAATGATCTAGATTCTAAAGAAGCTAATGTGAGACTGCAGAGGAAATTTGAGGAATTACATGTTTCTGATGGGCAACATGTTATCATCCCACATCACCTTCATGTCCCTGAGGCTGAAAAGCTTGGGttctgttttggaagttttGATACTAGCTTTGGCATTAGTACAAGCAGTATCAACCCTCCAGAGAATGATCATAGTGCATCTTCTTCTGAAACTTCTGATGGAAATGAAGCTGCTGAAGAACAGTTTTCCAG TAATCAAAATGCATTTGTAGCTGTGGAAGAAGGTAATTATCCTGAAAATAACCATTCATCAACGGATGCACTGGAAAATCTGTCATCTGGCGTAGGTGGGGTATCATCTTCTAATGCCCTTGATTATGATGAGTCGAAGCAAGAAAGTACACCTGGAGGCAATCAGTATACTACCAGTCATACAACTCCAAACTACAGCTTTGGTTTTATGCCACCGATAGTTCGTAGTCAACTTGCACCTTTTGAAAGCTCTGAAAGCCAAACTCGCGATGTCTCTCGGCTTCCTGCTTTTGTT GTTCAACCAACAATTGATCCGACCAGCTACTATGCACAGTTCTATCGTTCAGGAGCAGACAGTGATGGTCGCATTTCCCCCTTCCATCCTGCTGGAGTAGCTAGCAAGTACAGTGGAAATTTTGCAATGTTGTCTCCGCAGACTTCTCAGTCTCCTCAAGAG CCCAGTAACCCTTTGGTTTTGTCCACGGCAACACCTACACCACTCATAACTCAAGCTGCTGGTGTTATGCAGAGCTCCATTGCTGCAACACAGCAACCCGTTTCTGTCTTTCGGCCACCGGCTGGTCTGCATCTACCTCATTACCCTTCAAACTATGTCCCATACGGTCACTATATCTCTCCATTCTATGTTCCACCTGCTATCCATCAATTTATAAGCAATGGTGCATTCCCACAGCAGCCTCAAGGTAGCAATTTGTATCCAGCTCCACCAGCAGCAGCTGCCAAATATCCTCTCCCACAATACAAGCCGGGAACTAACCCAAACAACTCAAGTCATGTTGGAATTCCTGGGAGTTATATGCCATATGGTTCATCGATGGCCAACTATAATCCCAATGCAGCATCAGCCACTGGAAACTCAACTACGAATGAGGATCTTGCTACATCTCATTTAAAGGAAAACAGTCTTTATGAGAGTAGCCAACAG AGCGAAGGTTCTGGTGTATGGATTGCACCTCCTGGCCGAGATTTTTCTAGCTTGCAGGCCAGCTCATTCTACAATTTTCCCCAGGGTCAGATGGCCTTTGCACCTGCACAGCCTGGCCATGGGACTTTTGCTGGCATATATCACCCAGCACAACCAGTCAATGCAACTACTGTTAACCCACTACTGCAGCAGTCTCAGACAATGGCAAGTCCTCTAGATGTGGTTGGACCCACAGCCAGTGCATACCAGCAGCCACAACATTCACAAATGAACTGGCCTAATAACTTCTAA
- the LOC113743853 gene encoding GBF-interacting protein 1-like isoform X2, giving the protein MSSSGGGGGGGWSGDRDVVRVSIPSNVRKMIQSIKEITGNHSEEDIYAMLKDCSMDPNETAQKLLLQDTFHEVRRKRDRKKENLNKEPADSRWKSGVQGRGNRGRGTHSSRNISHDKAAGARKLASAKDNESNLDLDKGVSMSSLNTPWESEGKEPNSAASSLGATANGPTAIVSRNLTVMHDNEKLEEHLGPSATASENRDQFAEQMPDSSNFSTSMSSSQPSGAYFLSSDPVSLSLQDSRQSSAVVTMKHGVGIQSSAVEQISAVSEIASGLDESGNSNVQGKMPSKAHGNGKNQHLDSSHTAASAVSRPSSNYSNRSQVIGPQKVGPNKEWKPKSTVPSLTQGSGTVASSEAPALSVEASTKMATALNDLDSKEANVRLQRKFEELHVSDGQHVIIPHHLHVPEAEKLGFCFGSFDTSFGISTSSINPPENDHSASSSETSDGNEAAEEQFSSNQNAFVAVEEGNYPENNHSSTDALENLSSGVGGVSSSNALDYDESKQESTPGGNQYTTSHTTPNYSFGFMPPIVRSQLAPFESSESQTRDVSRLPAFVVQPTIDPTSYYAQFYRSGADSDGRISPFHPAGVASKYSGNFAMLSPQTSQSPQESSIAATQQPVSVFRPPAGLHLPHYPSNYVPYGHYISPFYVPPAIHQFISNGAFPQQPQGSNLYPAPPAAAAKYPLPQYKPGTNPNNSSHVGIPGSYMPYGSSMANYNPNAASATGNSTTNEDLATSHLKENSLYESSQQSEGSGVWIAPPGRDFSSLQASSFYNFPQGQMAFAPAQPGHGTFAGIYHPAQPVNATTVNPLLQQSQTMASPLDVVGPTASAYQQPQHSQMNWPNNF; this is encoded by the exons ATGAGCAGCAGCGGAGGAGGTGGCGGTGGGGGGTGGAGTGGGGATAGGGATGttgttagggtttcaattccAAGCAATGTGAGGAAGATGATCCAGAGTATAAAGGAGATCACAGGAAACCATAGTGAAGAAGACATCTATGCAATGCTTAAAGACTGCTCTATGGATCCAAATGAGACCGCCCAAAAGCTCCTCCTCCAAG ATACATTTCATGAAGTAAGAAGGAAGCGTGATCGGAAAAAGGAG AATTTGAATAAGGAGCCTGCTGATTCAAGATGGAAATCAGGGGTACAGGGACGGGGAAATAGGGGCCGAGGGACTCATTCATCTCGTAATATATCTCATG ATAAAGCTGCAGGTGCAAGGAAGTTGGCTTCTGCTAAAGACAATGAGTCCAACCTAGATTTAGATAAGGGTGTTAGCATGTCTTCTTTGAACACTCCCTGGGAAAGTGAAGGGAAAGAGCCAAATTCTGCTGCAAG ttcATTAGGTGCCACAGCAAATGGTCCTACTGCTATAGTTTCTAGGAATCTGACTGTCATGCATGATAATGAAAAGTTGGAGGAACATTTGGGTCCTTCTGCTACTGCCTCTGAGAATAGGGATCAATTTGCAGAGCAGATGCCTGATTCTAGTAACTTTTCAACTTCTATGAGTTCATCACAACCATCAGGAGCTTATTTCTTGTCTTCAGACCCTGTATCATTATCCTTACAAGATTCACGGCAGTCTAGTGCTGTGGTTACAATGAAACATGGAGTTGGAATCCAGTCCAGTGCTGTTGAACAGATCTCTGCTGTCTCTGAAATTGCTTCTG GACTTGATGAGAGTGGGAACTCAAATGTCCAAGGAAAGATGCCAAGCAAGGCACACGGGAATGGAAAGAATCAGCACCTAGATTCCTCACACACTGCAGCTTCTGCTGTCAGTAGGCCATCATCTAACTACAGCAACAGGTCTCAAGTGATTGGCCCTCAGAAAG TGGGTCCTAATAAGGAGTGGAAGCCAAAATCAACAGTCCCTAGTCTTACTCAGGGGTCGGGAACAGTTGCTTCATCTGAGGCTCCTGCTCTTTCTGTTGAAGCCAGTACCAAAATGGCAACAGCACTGAATGATCTAGATTCTAAAGAAGCTAATGTGAGACTGCAGAGGAAATTTGAGGAATTACATGTTTCTGATGGGCAACATGTTATCATCCCACATCACCTTCATGTCCCTGAGGCTGAAAAGCTTGGGttctgttttggaagttttGATACTAGCTTTGGCATTAGTACAAGCAGTATCAACCCTCCAGAGAATGATCATAGTGCATCTTCTTCTGAAACTTCTGATGGAAATGAAGCTGCTGAAGAACAGTTTTCCAG TAATCAAAATGCATTTGTAGCTGTGGAAGAAGGTAATTATCCTGAAAATAACCATTCATCAACGGATGCACTGGAAAATCTGTCATCTGGCGTAGGTGGGGTATCATCTTCTAATGCCCTTGATTATGATGAGTCGAAGCAAGAAAGTACACCTGGAGGCAATCAGTATACTACCAGTCATACAACTCCAAACTACAGCTTTGGTTTTATGCCACCGATAGTTCGTAGTCAACTTGCACCTTTTGAAAGCTCTGAAAGCCAAACTCGCGATGTCTCTCGGCTTCCTGCTTTTGTT GTTCAACCAACAATTGATCCGACCAGCTACTATGCACAGTTCTATCGTTCAGGAGCAGACAGTGATGGTCGCATTTCCCCCTTCCATCCTGCTGGAGTAGCTAGCAAGTACAGTGGAAATTTTGCAATGTTGTCTCCGCAGACTTCTCAGTCTCCTCAAGAG AGCTCCATTGCTGCAACACAGCAACCCGTTTCTGTCTTTCGGCCACCGGCTGGTCTGCATCTACCTCATTACCCTTCAAACTATGTCCCATACGGTCACTATATCTCTCCATTCTATGTTCCACCTGCTATCCATCAATTTATAAGCAATGGTGCATTCCCACAGCAGCCTCAAGGTAGCAATTTGTATCCAGCTCCACCAGCAGCAGCTGCCAAATATCCTCTCCCACAATACAAGCCGGGAACTAACCCAAACAACTCAAGTCATGTTGGAATTCCTGGGAGTTATATGCCATATGGTTCATCGATGGCCAACTATAATCCCAATGCAGCATCAGCCACTGGAAACTCAACTACGAATGAGGATCTTGCTACATCTCATTTAAAGGAAAACAGTCTTTATGAGAGTAGCCAACAG AGCGAAGGTTCTGGTGTATGGATTGCACCTCCTGGCCGAGATTTTTCTAGCTTGCAGGCCAGCTCATTCTACAATTTTCCCCAGGGTCAGATGGCCTTTGCACCTGCACAGCCTGGCCATGGGACTTTTGCTGGCATATATCACCCAGCACAACCAGTCAATGCAACTACTGTTAACCCACTACTGCAGCAGTCTCAGACAATGGCAAGTCCTCTAGATGTGGTTGGACCCACAGCCAGTGCATACCAGCAGCCACAACATTCACAAATGAACTGGCCTAATAACTTCTAA